In Monomorium pharaonis isolate MP-MQ-018 chromosome 3, ASM1337386v2, whole genome shotgun sequence, a genomic segment contains:
- the LOC105839621 gene encoding UPF0184 protein AAEL002161 — protein MQVEEESMVRNEYPASDEVKKEGNIEETVQMEETNRGDTDEEMNYAEDEEHSDDIHEYLEDDYPEDVYVLGMKELEVELDHLETALDHLERKNDDIHAQLTELLQSNREARRQFQESLQVEEQQSK, from the exons ATGCAAGTGGAAGAAGAAAGCATGGTAAGGAACGAATATCCAGCATCGGACGAAGTGAAAAAGGAAGGAAACATAGAGGAAACGGTCCAAATGGAAGAAACTAATCGCGGCGATACTGACGAGGAAATGAACTATGCCGAGGACGAAGAACATTCTGATGACATTCACGAGTACCTCGAGGATGACTATCCTGAGGATGTATATGTCTTAG GTATGAAAGAATTAGAAGTCGAGCTGGACCATTTGGAAACTGCTTTGGATCACTTGGAAAGAAAGAATGACGATATACATGCACAGCTGACAGAATTGCTGCAATCTAATCGTGAAGCTAGGAGACAATTTCAGGAATCATTGCAAGTTGAAGAGCAACAATCAAAGTGA